In Zingiber officinale cultivar Zhangliang chromosome 9B, Zo_v1.1, whole genome shotgun sequence, the genomic window agaataaatcagttagcacaaaagaaaaaggggggataagaatcgcttactcatgctacaaggcagatcggcttggataggagacaagccaaatatgtacattactccaggaaggagcaacttgtcgatattgtaacgttggccgaccagctgATTGGCCGCATGAAGGTACgccggatggctcttgaatttgccaagacccggttggttcggcaccgccgtctgccacttcaTTCGGAAGGTCGGCCGTTCGGGaagacgcataaaaaagaaatgctccttccaatgcttattggagctcggcatgttggtaaataggacgaaacccgacctagattgaaatatgaaggtcccccactcggactgttttgggtagaagaaatagtggaagatttgggggtccaaggggatatcattcaacttaaaaaggactatcaccccgctcagcaacctaatcgagttcgggactaattggccgagcgggaggcgaaagtggttgcatattttgatgatgaacgatgtggaggaaagcgcagcccggctaaaaattgatcacggaagaaacagatggtgccgggcggcggatcattgggccgatcggaaggagtggcTACAACTATTTCGTGGTTGGCCGGAATTTCATACGTCCGAATAAGACGCAATGCAtcttcttcatcgaatcggctctccatagtcgtataTCAGAGACCAGGATCACCGAATgtaggcgtagaagtactcgccatggtcGAAACAGAAGCGATAATCGacagaaaaattaaaagaaaatgccGATAGAATGCAAAAGGAAGCAATATAGGAGGCGGGTAGctgaaaaggaaggcttacgggtacgaggaagatcgaggaaaggaagaagatggcgagcGCACCAAACAGGCAGAGAATGAGGATCGCTGGAGCAGAGAGAGCAGCGTGAGGGCGAAGTCGATGAAACAAGAAGGCGGCGGAGAGAATTGGCCGCGAGATTTATAGCGTTAGCGTCGAACGGCCGtggccgtccgattcaggtcacgGAGAACGAGGTTATCATCTAGTTATTCATTTCAAACGgctgctgtcccatcggaggtaacgccaccgccatacgctgacaagagCAGGGttaccacgtgtcagcaggacacaggtcgcatttaatgaaTGCACCTTcccgtgcgcagcgcacgtgattggCAGTAAGGGGAAGGATTTGATAGGAATttcaagggaatacaaggcatgAGCGAGGCACCGCCGGCCGGATGTGCATCTCTATGCCTAGCCGCGCGGACTAGTATAGCGGCtgttgtccagtcagtcggacttcgcctccttcgactagacttgagggggaggcaagtgatccggcggttagaacaggggacccccattctgaggggtcaatgccacgcgggagtcaaaaggccaggtggccgatcggagaaagaggggccgacctcccggccggccgactggtgaatagccgatggcaaaagtcgccccgacagaagtctgggttccgacgctcaattgagcagtagcaaagagccgagcggaaggcctgaTAGAAGGTGACACTGCTACAGTCCCTACATGGCATCCTGccgaaaatatccccagcatatcgatgccaacggcaggccggacgggatgtgagtgccgtccggccagCGCTTGAGATGAGAGCCGGCCGGATGGACTCCCTGTCCAGCCGGCTGGCCGGACGCCCTGGCCTGTGATCGGTAGAGAGGGaccagaacatcttatgacagttgTCAAGCCCTATGGCTAGGCCGTACTacaagtctgacaacggggtgttctgttgtcccatcgacgacgtgcttggactgtagcagtatggcgtcaggtaagctttctgacagacacataccgaggtatgggctacggacacgtatgcgcctcggtggacgtgcaggagctctttcatcgctctatataaagagcctcatatttCGCCGGAGGTATGGGTGAGACATCTTCGaagccacttttttcactacttgcttgcctgacttgagcgtcggagggttgccgccgggaaccccttcccggcccgacttctgtgcaggttcgccggagcttcgtacgactaGCCGGAGGCCCACGTCaacaaccggagagcgccacgtgcccagcgtccgttgagtcagcgttcggataggatcaatagtgaatagttatttttgaaacatatgaattcaaaactaaggtttaatttgatacaaacaTGAGTGATTTTCAAGgtatttgagtttttatcaaaacttcaaaaatatgatgaattttcatggaaatatatttttccttgttaaagaacattataagaaatatgtgttcaaaatttcatgatttttcgaattttttagaattttttatgcatttctgaagttgacttcgGAAGGCTGAAATTCAGCTTAGTAATGTGCCAGTCGAGTGCAACagatggcagtcgactggtacttgttTTCTAGCACTGTCAAGAGCTAATTTTGGGAAattttaagtccacattgataccttggcatgtgtacatgtttggtataatttttgatggtgtcaaagggggagaaatgggaaggtttaagttagaaatctaattgtgtgcaaaacttgaaaattaaggttgaagagcatatgttaagggggatcTTGGGAATTAtacttcatgtttacatattgcttttaattttcatgttgttattaatgtctaacttaaacaaattgccacacatcaaaagggggagattgttggtgcaatcgacccaagtttaatcggtacgatcatgattttgatgtgtgtgtcaaagagtttaagttagactttcatatgtgtttgatatgtgtgtttgagtcttgcaggacttggtgaaacacacatgagaagcttggtgcaactaaacttgggaagctcatcctagggctcggatccttgagtcgatgaaggatggtgtggaagacatccgagggaccgccggacgaggagcaacggagtggagccgagggaagtggacttcaaggcaacgtgaaggatgacacggagaggagccgcgggctcgggtgcatctgagggacgaaggccgaggaagaggactttaagggtgactccggagaggataaGTGTGTATGTGCAGTCTTAGCAGTCGACAGCGCAGTCGACTGAcagcgaacagaaacattctgttcgctcagcaaacagctaccagtcgactgctaattttagcagtcgactggtaaatgaccgttgccAGACCGCTGGTGCTGcaaagtagtcgttggctacctccaacggtagcgccagtcgactgatggttttgccaatcgactggtgtcgagatgagttgatatgatgaccaactctctcctcttatttataggaagatttggggcttgaaggagaatactcatgcttattgaataactccttagcaattgtccaaagcttccaagtcattctcttcctcctaatctaaatcttcatcttgtaagaggaagagagctttgtgagaggttgtactccaccgagaaggagtaagagctagccggagattgccggggattgatccaccgaaggatcaagagTTCGTCCAACtgaaggacacgtcgtggagtaggagcaagtaatctccgaatcacgtaaacgatcgtgttagcgtttgtgttcttactcattattttcattgctttagttttcgtattccgcttgcgtaactaaccttgtagagaagaatcgaaattgggggtggcctagctatccaaccccccttcaagccggccaccaatTCCTCacaggggagacttgtgatgcagATATATCCGCGCCACCCAAAGGGAAATATGGAGAAGTAGGAGGGCAGTTTGGTCTTTGCACAAGGAGAgggtttttattttggttttgctCCGCCAAAGGAGGAGTTGGTTTCAATTTTACTCTCCGCCAAGGGAGGTTTTAAGGGGGAGGCCGTCGCAGAGGAAAAGGTTTTTTTTGAGGGGGCGTTTTGGCTTCCACCGCCATGAAGAGGGGGAGCCTTCGTATTTTTCACCGCCGCCACAACCACGAAGCACGCATGTCGCTGCCCCCGCTCGGTGCCACCTTGCCGGAGGCTCTCGCCGCCACCTCTCCGGAAAACCTCAtatgtctctctctctctctcttcttcgcGTTTTTCCAGCGCCGCCGCCTCACACTGAAGACTACCTCACTCTCACGAGCGTCGCCTTCAACATCGTCCACCGTCGATGCTTGGTGCCTCCGTGACCAGACCGCCcctcccctcttcctctctccctagcTGCGGCCATCACATCCAAAGGCCAAACGCTGCTCCCCGCCTCGCCTCCTTCGCCATCTGCCACTCACCTTCGCTGTCGATCAGACCACGCAACCCATGCACCGCCGCCTCCGGTGCAACTCCAGTAGCTTCTGTTGGCCACCTAGGGCCCTCTCCAGCGCTGTTGCCGGAAGCAGCCCGCCTCCGGCGGTTGCCTCCTCCGACGGATGCCACCTCCGGCGACCACAACCTCCACCTCCTATATAGCCACCGCCCTCCAGGCAGCCGCCTCTTCTGGCGGTTGCCTCCTCCAACGGATGTCACCTCCAGCGGttgccacctccacctcctccataGCCGCCGCCCTCCAGGCAGCCATCACTTGGGTTCTTAGACTTGTCCGCTGTCCCTATTCCATTTCGGCGCTATACCACTTGGTTCACTTCGGCTTTGTATCACCTGTTCTGGCTCCGTGTTGTTTATCTGCTTCGGCCTTCAAGTCGATGTGGTGTCCGACCGGTGAGCCAATGTGGTTCCGGCCTTTGAGCCGTTGATATGTTCCAACTCATTAGCTCCACGTGGCCTTTGACCCTGCATTGCCCTGGGCTTCACGTTGACTCAGTTCTCCATCCAGTCCGACCCTTCAGGCTATATAAAGTCCCGCCCCTGCAGGCCAAGGTATAGGGAGGCTACTGCTTCCCTTTTCATATATGACATTTATATTTgtcattatattttaatattagagGAGGCTAACATGAGATAGCTCATCATCTCCATTTGCTCCCGCGAGCCGAGCATTAAGATCTATTCACCGGTCTACCAGAGGACGTCCCCGGAGTCAGGGTACATCATCGTACTCattttttattcatattattGCTCTACTATTATTCGGATGCTTATATATTTTTGGGACatgcctcgagcatcgaggtaccagggacCAAGGATCGAGGTACCAGGGATCGAAGATCGAGGTATCAAGGACTGGGGTAACCCGATCACTGACTACATGTAGCGTTGACCAGATGTCTCTTGACGATTTGATCAACATAGAAAATAGCTCATCATACCCTCCACCTCCGGAGTATGACGATTTGGTCAACATTGCAACTACATCATCACCGATAATTCCATCTTCTCATATTCTTGATAGAATGAACAATTAATCAATCTTAATTAAAGAACACAGTTAGAATGTAATCGGTTACCACTTACAAATTTGAATCgttttaatttctttaattattttCCCATATAAGTGAATTACAAACTAAAGAATAGCTTGTCCAAAATAACAATAGTAAAAACAACTTAtttttttccattaatttaatattttgtatttttttataaagatattttttttttgtatttggtTTAAATTAACCATATATGTATATTAGATCTTTGGATctgataattaaattattttaagtttaaattaattattattttgatacgCTGTCTTCAATTATAAACGTAAAGTTAAGCCTTAAATTAAACTACATTAATTTAGGATCATTTTATTGGGTTGGATTTGGGGCCCATTATCTACCAACCCAATAATGCTCATATCTCTCTTTATTATTGTAGCTTTTTTAAATTGCCAGCATCAAcattaatcaaatcaaattataattataattttgaggGATCTTTCTTGAGCGATATCAACTTGTTTGATCTGCTTGAATCGAATTATCCACCACCATCAACTCAATTATCTCACACAATTTCTTAAATTATCACCCTTATTATCTTAATAAACTAAGCTAAACCTTTAGATATCTTTTAATCAACTTCTACAACTTTACAAAGGTAAAATTCATCATCCTAGGAGTCCCTCATGACCATCCTATACTAataggagaaataaataaggtaCTGAACAGGGCCCCATTTGAGAGGATATTTCAATGAAATCTATCATATAGTTATCGACTCCATAAGAATCTCTTTTAATCAACTTGATTTGATTTAATATGGTTTAGGAGAGAGATGGGGACATGCCCAAGCTGGAAGACAACTCGACATCACTTGATGGCCACAgaattaagttaagttagataGCAACTTAAATCAGAGGGTGCAATTAAAGCGAGGTGGATATTTTgtagaatccaaacaaaacccgATCTAAAGGCAATCCAACTGCCGACAAAGCCGTTGCAATTCATACTTGATATCGAAAGCTGCAACTCCCCAATCTAATACAAATACATATTtgattattttataaataaactaaaagacacatttatttatttattttattttattttaaaaaaggtATGATTCGATctcttataaaaataaatttaaatataaatattattatcaaAGATATGATATGATCTCTTTAAGAAAGGAAAACTTTTGAGGGGGCTAATAATGCAAAGTGGAGTAAATCATAATTAATCGTTTTGGAGTGGAAAATCTAATGCCGAAGCGAAACACGGAACACGAAAACGCACCAATAACGTCAAGGGATGAAGTGGGGTTCCGTTTAATTGGTAGCGACTGACGGCGCCCACGGATTCCAGATCACAGCGCTGTGAAGATAAAGaatttcaataaaaatatattattaaaaaagattttttttaaaaaaaaaatattaacaatgTTTTTTCTTTACAGACCCTCCAAAAGCAAATAATTACTAAAGCAGGAtcgaatttattttaaattttagccACATGAGATCCCATCTCTAGCCTCCGCGGGTGGGACCGGTGGAATCTGGACCCACTCGTACATTGAAGTTAACGCTCCAGTAGGCTTCGAAATGAGAATTTTCGATTTTGTCCCGTAATTTTTTACCTTTTTTATTTTACTCTCTTatagtttaaattattaataaaaataaattatattctcATTTTAATATCCTTTCTATTTCATATATTACACGGGTTATTAAATTATCATCACATGATAAAAAGTAAAGATAGTTAATAAAATATAcaataaaagaatatcaaataattaaattataataatgagaagaagaaaaagagagggagaggtaagCAAGCTCTTTCaaacatataaaatttaaaacaatttaaaGAAGAATAAAGTAGAAAGGAGAAAGGAGAAAGGTTTAGAAATCATAAATAGATTTAAAGCAAAAGGAGAGGTAGGGCATTGTATTTACATTTTGCAAATTGTAAATGAGAATTATAATATTTGTCTACGAggcacaaaataaaaatatatgaattAGGAAGAGTaaagtgaaaaaaaattaattctgaGTTACAAATCTACCCTCGCAATTTGCTCTTTGTTGTTATTGGCGTGCGGTGGTGGAAGACTGGAATTGGAGGCCAAGCCATTAAACTCCACAGCTTGCTTTTGCTTGACCACTTTCAAGCTGCACACCTTCACCTGCAGAGCGAATCCCACTGTAGTCTCAGAGATGGCGGAGgagaaggcggcggcggcggcgctggAGGAAGCGACTTCGGAGGCGGCTCCGCCGGTGCCAGAAACGGTGAAGGACGTCGAGGAGGAGAAGGCGGCCATCGTGCCGGCGCCGGAGGAGAAGCCAGACGTCTCCAAGCCCCTCGCTGACGTTCTAAGTAagatttttttctcaaaaaaaaggcatttttttttctattttgggGCGGAAATACGGttgttttataatttttgtttccgTTTCCCCCTCTTTTTATCTGGTTTACTTTTTTTTGCATTTAATCGTATTTTGCCTTGGTTTTTCCCATGAACCTCTTCCTACTTTGAAaaactgaaaaaaataataataaagaaataaaaaaggatCAATAGACCAACAGGGTTGGCCTTGTGGATTTCTGTCAGATATGCAAATAGATATTTatggggttttttttttttgcttgacttgtggattTTTAACTGTTCCAGAGATTGAGGAACCTTCAGCGGACTATGGGTCAACTGACAGAGGTCAAACTGCCCACACTAATCATGATTCTAAGTAAGAGCAAAAAATTTACAGTTTCAGGTTGCCCTTCCAGGTGCCACCCTTGCAAGGGTGCTGACGGAGAAGAGATTGTCTTTGATCAAGGCATGGGAGGAAAATGAGAAGGTCAAAACAGAAAATAAGTAAGTttgttcttcttattttttcaagaATTCCTGCTGTCCAGTGTAAGTTCATATCAAATTGTAATTGATGATACTGTTAAATTCTTGTGGAGCTTATACACAATTTTAGTGAACAGTAGGAAGATCGAAGTTCATCAATATAGTACATGATTTTGTATATATGATTACTGCAACACTTGCAATATCAAGCAGGGCTGTCCAGAAGATAGCAGATATTGTTGCCTGGGAGAACTCAAAGAAGGCAGGAGTAGAAGCTGCGCATAAAAAGAAAGAGGTAAGCAAGGAATTCCATCAATGCACGATGGAATTGTTACAGCATGAGTGTAATTGATATGctttattaattagttatacaGCAACAAATACAAACAATAAACTGCAGAGTTCACATTTTCAACTTGTTCTAAGTAGCTAATGGTCCACACTGCATGCAGGAAGAACTGGAGAAAAAAAAGGCTCAATATGCAGAGAAAGTGAAAAACAAAATTGCCTCGATCCACAAAGAAGCAGAAGCGAAGAAGGCGAATGTCGAGGTTAAGCGAGGCGAAGAAGTGCTAAAGACAGAGGAGACGGCAGGGAAGTATCGCTCGGCCGGGTTCGCTCCGAAGAGGATATGGGGATTTTTGGGGGGCTGAAACTTGACTGGTGCAGGATAAACTCAACATATTACTCAAACTCTAATTCTGCTTAGCAATTCTCGTGCCTTTGTGTGTGGTGACAATTCTTCAATGCAGCTTCTATTGGTTTATTGTATTGATTGCTCGGAGATTGGTTGGCTTTCTAGTGTGTGTGTGATTTGTTAACTGTTGTATAATTGTGTATGATGTAGTTTACATGAACAGAAGCTCCTTGTGCAAAAAGTTTACTCTTTTATTTTTTGGGTTTAAATGGATTATTGTGTATTTAATCTAACAATGTAAGTTTCAGTTTAAGATAGCTCATGCTGGCTTTCTAGTGTGTGTGTGTAATTTGTTAACTGTTGTATAATTGTGTATGATGTAGTTTTCATGAACAGAAGCTCCTTGTGCAAAAAGTTTACTCTTTTATTTTTTGGTTTTAAATGGATTATTGTGTATTTAATCTAACAATGTAAGTTTCAGTTTAAGATAGCTCATGCAATGCTATTGTTCTCTATGATTACGAGATTCTTGAATCTTAACTTATTCAAAGCAGAGACCACACTCTACATTATTGGGGAACAGGTAGTTGCATTGGATTTCATCTTCCATGTTTTGGCCtcattccaaacttcctaaaggCAACTGCACAGGTACCTTCCGTTTGTTGCTGTTACCAAGGGCAGATCAAACGTCATTTTCATTTGATTATTGAAGTGACCATGTAGTTgcaatatataaattaataatttctTCCTAACATTTGCAAAATCATGTCATTTTGTCCTCTCGTTTTAACACAGTTAGGCAAAGATAATGGCCAACAACAAATTGTTATGGTCTGTTTTAAATGGACAGGACTaaagttttttctttttcaagattAACTTTTCATGGTTTGTTTTAACTTTCGGTGCTCATCTTCTTATACTTTTGTTAACAAGCATGCACTGAATCTTAACTTTTTAGTGAGAATTCTTAGCAAATTTCTTTCAAGCATGGAACTTTTCATGGTTTGTTTTAGCTTTTGCAGCTCATCTTCTTGTACTTTTGTCAATAAGAATGCACTGAGTCTCAACTTTTTAGTGGCAGAATTCTTAGCAAATTGCTTTTATGCACAACTCATTTACTGATCTGTGTGAATACACAATACACTCCAGTCAATGCAAACTTTGTTAAGATAATGCAAGTACAACTCACAACATCAAGAATCCTTTGGTCATAAAAGGGAAAAGATAAAATGAAGAGATGCACCAAATATAGAACTCAAATGGCATATACAGCAGTATACAATATGAAAACCTCAACCCTAACACCATACACAACTCAGCCATCAAAGTTTCAACAATAAATAAATCACATGCACTCAAGCTTCCTACAGCCCCCACAACAGTGTGGGCAATAGGCAAAATCTAAAATTAGTAAAGATCATGTTACATTATTTGGATGTAAAACAACAACCGAcacgaaaaacaaaaaaaaaatgacaaacaAATACCCTGTTATTACTTCTATCAATCCACTCTTTCCTACGTACGGCAAGGATTTAAcatatttcagtttttgattatTGTAGTATAAACATGGTTGACTGCACTTGCTCACCTTTTTGTTTATTGTTGAAACTTGATGATCATATTTCATTATCAGCTATGAACAAAAGTAGTGTCACCAGTCAGCTGAGAGATCAAGCCACAAATCAAATATAGCTTCTTCCACTAGATCATCTAGTGCAGTATCCCATATCTCAAGGACAGCTGCCTCAGTTTCAAACTGAAGGCCCATCCAACTTCCAACCTCCATGTCCTTTGTTACTAGAGGATCAATTGAATCTGAAAAGTCTAATGGAATATGTCTTTCAATAATCCTATTAACTTCTTTGCTTAGGCTCCATCCTCTGGGCGCAATTGGAACATTGGCTGAGAGCAAAGACACCCAAGGAGTGCATTTGAAGTTCTCCTGTATCTCTTCGAGGGCTTCATTGATACAGTCAAAGAGAAGCTTTGGATCCTCTATCTGTGGATAGCATGAACTCCCAACTTCATAAAACATGGATGGCTCAAGTAAGTTGTCTGACAAATGCCATCTTGAAAAGTCGTTAGTTTTTAACCCCGACGCTTCCAAAATAGCTTCAACGTATTTGACTCTAGCT contains:
- the LOC122025034 gene encoding remorin-like encodes the protein MAEEKAAAAALEEATSEAAPPVPETVKDVEEEKAAIVPAPEEKPDVSKPLADVLKIEEPSADYGSTDRGATLARVLTEKRLSLIKAWEENEKVKTENKAVQKIADIVAWENSKKAGVEAAHKKKEEELEKKKAQYAEKVKNKIASIHKEAEAKKANVEVKRGEEVLKTEETAGKYRSAGFAPKRIWGFLGG